In Bradyrhizobium sp. 195, the sequence AGCGACAAACTTTTATACAGACCCGGATTGCCCCCGGATCTGGCCGTCCCTTCGCAAGCTTCAGACCGTGCGGAATATGAGCACGGCCGTCACCAGCGAAATTCCACTTGCGAGCCACAGGCGCGAGATTTCAACGCCCTCCTCGCCGATCGGCAGCGTTGCGATCGCATCGGTGCCGAAGAAACCGATCCAGAGAAGGTGGATGACCGCCGCAGCGATCAGCGAAACAAACAGGCGGTCGCCGCGCGTGGTCGGAATGCGGAGCACGCCGACGCGCTCGGCTTCGGGATAGACCGCCGCAAGCCACGTCATCACGGCGAGCGTGCAGGCCAGTGCGGCGAAGAAGATCGCCGTCGGCAGCGTCCAGGCCATCCATGCGATGGATTCCATATGCTCTACTCCTTGCGCATGATCTGGTCCGAAAACCGGTTTCCACTTTTCGGGATCATGCGCGGCTCAGACGCGACCGAGCGCAAAACCGCTCGCGATGTAGTTGCGGACGAACCAGATCACCAGCGCGCCCGGAATGATGGTGAGCACGCCGGCGGCTGCCAAGAGGCCCCAGTCCATGCCCGATGCCGACACCGTGCGCGTCATGATCGCCGCGATCGGCTTGGCCGACACCGAGGTCAGCGTGCGCGCGAGCAGAAGCTCGACCCAGGAGAACATGAAGCAGAAGAAGGCGG encodes:
- a CDS encoding DUF2160 domain-containing protein, giving the protein MESIAWMAWTLPTAIFFAALACTLAVMTWLAAVYPEAERVGVLRIPTTRGDRLFVSLIAAAVIHLLWIGFFGTDAIATLPIGEEGVEISRLWLASGISLVTAVLIFRTV